In Brevibacillus brevis NBRC 100599, a single genomic region encodes these proteins:
- a CDS encoding enoyl-CoA hydratase-related protein, translating into MTVSLQREGAIGVLTLQRPEVFNCLNLETLVTLRGLISEISHDRDIRTVIVTGAGDKAFCSGADLRERRSMSPQQVDVYIQTIRDTFTELEKLPKPVIAAINGLALGGGTELALACDLRIMSEQAQMGLTETSLGIIPGAGGTQRLPRLVGKGVAKELIFTARRVFPEEALSIGLVNRIVPADQLMATAISLAEQISANAPLAQAQAKFAIDCGGEVELASGLQIESNAYKLLVPTKDRLEGLTAFQEKRKPIYRGE; encoded by the coding sequence ATGACGGTTTCCCTGCAAAGAGAGGGCGCGATCGGCGTACTAACGCTGCAACGGCCAGAAGTTTTTAACTGCCTCAATCTTGAAACACTTGTGACTCTGCGCGGCTTGATCAGTGAAATCAGCCATGATCGTGACATCCGGACAGTCATTGTGACAGGTGCTGGTGACAAGGCGTTTTGCTCCGGTGCAGATTTGAGAGAGCGGCGCTCCATGTCACCACAGCAGGTCGATGTCTATATCCAAACGATTCGAGATACGTTCACAGAGCTGGAAAAGCTACCGAAACCAGTCATCGCGGCGATTAACGGGCTGGCGCTGGGAGGCGGTACAGAATTGGCGCTGGCGTGCGATCTGCGAATCATGAGTGAGCAGGCCCAGATGGGATTAACGGAGACCTCGCTCGGGATCATCCCGGGTGCTGGCGGAACACAACGTTTACCTCGGCTAGTTGGAAAAGGCGTCGCCAAGGAACTGATTTTTACGGCGCGGCGTGTATTTCCAGAGGAGGCACTGTCCATCGGGTTAGTTAATCGGATAGTTCCCGCTGATCAACTCATGGCGACAGCCATTTCTTTGGCCGAGCAAATTTCAGCGAATGCTCCACTTGCCCAAGCCCAAGCCAAGTTTGCCATTGATTGTGGAGGAGAGGTCGAGCTAGCAAGCGGACTTCAGATTGAAAGCAACGCGTACAAGCTGCTCGTCCCAACGAAAGACCGCCTAGAAGGACTCACAGCTTTTCAAGAAAAACGAAAACCGATATACCGCGGAGAGTGA
- a CDS encoding helix-turn-helix domain-containing protein, protein MRLPIETIGHKIRMIRKERGFTLEIMAGKTGLSKGLLSQVERGISQPSLDSLWKITKALESPIIHFFEDIDQKQVHVTRLQKRRQLVFPESTGTYSLLSMGGSAKLGMLEVRLMPGEMAVDKFVQSEGEECFTVITGSVTARFNDEEHVLEAGDSISFDSSKTHSIENTGETEALLIWSVNPPQF, encoded by the coding sequence ATGCGACTTCCCATCGAGACCATCGGTCATAAGATTCGAATGATTCGGAAAGAACGCGGCTTTACCTTGGAAATTATGGCAGGAAAGACAGGGTTGAGCAAAGGTTTGCTGAGCCAAGTAGAGCGTGGAATTTCGCAGCCGTCACTGGATTCGCTGTGGAAAATCACCAAAGCTCTGGAGTCACCCATCATTCATTTTTTCGAAGATATTGATCAAAAGCAGGTGCATGTGACTCGCTTGCAAAAACGCAGACAACTGGTCTTTCCTGAATCGACGGGCACTTATTCGCTACTCTCGATGGGAGGTAGTGCCAAGCTGGGGATGCTGGAAGTGCGACTGATGCCTGGAGAAATGGCTGTTGACAAGTTCGTGCAGTCAGAGGGAGAAGAGTGCTTCACGGTCATCACTGGAAGTGTGACAGCACGCTTCAACGATGAAGAGCATGTATTGGAAGCAGGAGACAGTATTTCATTTGACAGCAGTAAAACGCACTCAATCGAAAATACAGGAGAAACGGAAGCTTTGTTAATCTGGTCCGTCAACCCACCGCAATTTTAA
- a CDS encoding hydroxymethylglutaryl-CoA lyase gives MRVQIVEVGPRDGLQNESAIVPAAAKIALIHKLMAAGLKRIEVSSFVNPKWIPQLADADEVLQGINRSQGVMLSALVPNIRGLERARQSGLTEIALFMSASETHNQKNINKPIADTYPILREVAQEALAIGMKVRGYISTVFGCPYEGNVPLDNSRRVTEALLKMGVYEISLGDTIGVATPKQVHEVFGELVKDVTNERLAAHFHDTRGTGLANVAAALEEGIRIFDSSIGGLGGCPYAPGAAGNISTEDLVYMLHGMDYETGVDLEKLIEAGAYIGQQLGKELPSKVLRASLASKPAG, from the coding sequence GTGCGTGTACAAATCGTGGAGGTCGGTCCTCGTGATGGGCTGCAAAATGAGAGCGCGATCGTTCCGGCAGCGGCAAAAATCGCACTGATTCATAAGCTGATGGCAGCAGGCTTGAAGCGGATAGAAGTAAGTTCGTTTGTGAATCCGAAATGGATACCGCAATTAGCGGATGCTGACGAGGTCTTGCAGGGAATCAATCGCAGCCAAGGGGTAATGCTCAGTGCATTGGTACCCAATATTCGCGGCCTGGAGCGGGCGCGCCAAAGCGGACTGACAGAGATTGCCCTGTTCATGTCTGCCTCTGAAACGCATAATCAAAAAAATATCAATAAACCGATAGCAGACACGTATCCGATCCTGCGGGAGGTTGCCCAGGAAGCGCTGGCTATCGGGATGAAAGTTCGCGGATATATCTCAACGGTATTCGGTTGTCCATACGAGGGAAACGTTCCGCTAGACAATAGCCGCAGGGTGACAGAGGCTCTGTTGAAAATGGGAGTGTACGAGATTTCTCTCGGGGATACGATCGGGGTTGCAACACCGAAGCAGGTTCATGAGGTCTTTGGAGAGCTTGTGAAAGATGTTACGAACGAGCGCTTAGCCGCCCATTTCCATGATACGAGAGGAACGGGATTGGCGAACGTAGCAGCAGCGCTAGAGGAAGGAATCCGCATCTTTGACAGCTCAATCGGTGGCCTCGGCGGATGCCCGTATGCGCCAGGAGCTGCCGGCAACATTTCGACTGAAGATTTGGTCTACATGTTGCATGGAATGGACTATGAAACGGGCGTCGATCTCGAGAAGTTGATTGAGGCTGGCGCGTATATTGGGCAGCAGTTGGGCAAAGAGCTCCCCTCAAAAGTCCTGCGGGCATCCCTCGCAAGCAAACCAGCTGGATGA
- a CDS encoding ketopantoate reductase family protein: protein MLLEPMMCQVVVVGGGSVGLLYAARLALAGQPVTIVTRSSLQANQLNERGLSFQKLNSETVTVSVTASPIEEGLPEGNLYLLTVKQPDLHSVLPALRGLDLKARVIALQNGMGHYELLRTVLTETQCFFAINTEGARRLSPTEVVHTGTGTLRVGSWETSDCNDPLIRTFVEWAISTGMEAVYEKAIQPFAWRKLIANALINPLTALFEIPNGALLENSHTQQLMRALFVEAATVAAYAGQKIEDADLQEIVSICRNTSRNLSSMLQDIKKRRPTEVQSINGYLVQVGQKAGIPTPLHETLLRVILLKSDMGIRKEGGDSR, encoded by the coding sequence ATGCTGCTAGAACCAATGATGTGTCAGGTGGTAGTGGTAGGTGGCGGGTCTGTCGGGTTGCTGTATGCAGCGAGGCTCGCACTTGCTGGACAACCTGTCACGATTGTCACACGCAGTTCACTCCAGGCGAATCAGCTAAATGAACGCGGGCTCAGCTTTCAAAAGCTGAATAGCGAGACAGTCACTGTTTCCGTCACCGCGAGCCCCATTGAAGAAGGATTGCCTGAAGGGAATCTGTATCTGTTAACTGTAAAGCAGCCAGATTTGCATAGCGTGCTTCCAGCCTTACGAGGGTTAGACCTCAAGGCAAGAGTGATCGCTTTGCAAAATGGCATGGGTCATTACGAATTGCTTCGAACCGTTTTAACGGAGACACAGTGCTTCTTTGCGATTAATACGGAAGGGGCAAGGAGATTGTCGCCTACAGAAGTCGTGCATACCGGTACAGGTACTTTGCGCGTAGGCTCTTGGGAGACGTCTGATTGCAATGATCCACTGATTCGCACATTTGTTGAGTGGGCAATATCAACAGGCATGGAGGCTGTCTATGAAAAGGCAATACAGCCCTTCGCTTGGCGCAAGCTCATCGCAAATGCGCTGATCAATCCGTTAACCGCGCTTTTTGAAATCCCAAATGGTGCTCTCCTCGAAAATTCACATACGCAACAGCTCATGCGTGCTTTATTTGTGGAAGCAGCTACAGTGGCTGCGTATGCCGGACAAAAAATCGAGGATGCAGACTTGCAGGAAATTGTCTCCATTTGCCGAAATACTTCCCGTAATCTTTCCTCCATGCTGCAGGATATTAAGAAGCGCAGACCGACGGAAGTGCAGTCTATCAACGGCTATCTCGTCCAAGTAGGACAAAAGGCCGGTATTCCGACACCGCTGCACGAAACCTTGCTTCGCGTTATCCTTCTTAAGTCAGACATGGGAATACGGAAGGAGGGAGGCGACAGTAGATGA
- a CDS encoding acetyl-CoA carboxylase biotin carboxylase subunit, which translates to MNKVLIANRGEIARRIIRTCKARGVATVAVYSDADKDLPFVREADESVHIGPPPVPHSYLNVEAILAAAKSTGADAIHPGYGLLSENEAFARRVLEAGLLFIGPTPEVIGQMGDKLTARRMMEAAGVPVVPGCEQAIDSPDEAAVIAVSIGYPVMLKASAGGGGIGMHICRDEAELRQAYQSAKGRAKAYFGNDAMYLEKYVERPHHIEVQVVADQDGNVIHLLERECSIQRRHQKVLEESPSPFLSTATRELLCDAAVTAAKAVGYSGVGTVEFIVDEQKNFYFLEMNTRLQVEHPVTEEMTGIDLVSLQLDIADGHPLSIKQEDVKALRHAIELRVYAEDPVTFLPSPGTITLYQPPAFEDVRIDDGVETGTQVTPFYDPMIAKVIVSGVTREEAVQQAQKAMDHFLITGIKTNIPFLQEVLQDEQFRAGNYTTWFVTERGAASSSEKR; encoded by the coding sequence ATGAATAAGGTATTAATCGCAAACCGTGGTGAGATTGCCAGACGAATTATCCGTACATGCAAGGCAAGAGGAGTGGCTACGGTTGCTGTCTATTCGGATGCAGACAAGGATCTGCCGTTTGTACGTGAAGCAGATGAGTCCGTCCATATTGGTCCACCGCCCGTTCCACACAGTTACCTGAACGTAGAGGCCATTCTTGCAGCAGCGAAAAGCACCGGTGCCGATGCCATTCATCCAGGCTACGGTCTTTTGTCAGAAAACGAAGCTTTTGCCCGCCGCGTTCTGGAGGCAGGTCTCCTATTCATTGGGCCTACCCCCGAGGTTATCGGTCAAATGGGTGACAAGCTGACTGCCCGACGTATGATGGAGGCTGCGGGAGTACCAGTCGTTCCAGGGTGCGAACAGGCTATCGATTCTCCAGATGAAGCAGCTGTCATCGCGGTGTCCATCGGATATCCCGTGATGCTCAAGGCCAGTGCTGGCGGCGGAGGAATCGGGATGCACATTTGTCGAGACGAGGCAGAGCTGCGTCAAGCGTACCAATCGGCGAAAGGTCGCGCAAAAGCGTATTTCGGAAACGATGCGATGTACTTGGAGAAATACGTAGAACGCCCGCACCACATCGAAGTGCAGGTGGTCGCCGATCAGGATGGAAACGTCATCCACTTATTAGAACGGGAATGCTCCATACAGCGCAGACATCAAAAGGTGCTCGAGGAAAGCCCTTCGCCCTTTTTGAGCACAGCAACTCGAGAGCTTCTGTGCGATGCAGCGGTTACAGCAGCGAAAGCAGTGGGCTACTCGGGTGTAGGAACAGTCGAATTTATCGTAGATGAGCAGAAAAACTTTTACTTCTTGGAAATGAATACACGCTTACAAGTGGAGCATCCCGTGACGGAAGAAATGACGGGCATTGACCTCGTGTCGCTCCAACTGGACATTGCTGATGGTCACCCGCTGTCGATCAAGCAAGAGGACGTCAAGGCTCTGCGTCACGCGATTGAGCTGCGTGTCTATGCGGAAGACCCTGTCACCTTCCTGCCCTCACCAGGGACGATTACGTTGTACCAGCCACCAGCATTTGAGGATGTACGAATTGATGATGGGGTAGAGACAGGTACACAGGTGACTCCTTTTTACGACCCGATGATTGCAAAGGTCATTGTATCTGGGGTGACAAGAGAAGAGGCTGTGCAACAGGCGCAGAAGGCTATGGATCATTTTCTGATTACTGGCATTAAAACGAACATTCCGTTTTTGCAAGAAGTATTACAGGACGAACAATTCCGAGCAGGTAACTATACGACATGGTTCGTTACTGAGCGTGGAGCCGCGTCAAGCTCGGAAAAACGTTAA
- a CDS encoding acyl-CoA carboxylase subunit beta, which translates to MTKHLEDTLHEKIAQVVQGGDAKYHDKLKEQNKLFVRDRLKLLFDDEFMVEDGLFANVMAGDLPADGVVTAIGKVNGQTVCVMANDSTVKAGSWGSRTVEKIIRIQETAEKMRVPLLYLVDSAGARITDQLEMFPGRRGAGRIFYNQVKLSGKIPQVCILFGPSAAGGAYIPAFCDIVIMVDKNASMYLGSPRMAEMVIGEKVSLEELGGARMHCSVSGCGDVLAANEEEAIQAARSYLRFFPANYTSTPPTALAKAPVSTAKEITSIVPENQNAAFNMHDVITALVDEDSFFEIKKLFAQELITGLARLDGKPVGIIANQPRVKGGVLFVDSADKAARFITLCDAFSIPLLFLADVPGFMIGTAVERAGIIRHGAKMISAMAEATVPKISVIVRKAYGAGLYAMASSAFEPDACLALPGAQIAVMGPEAAVNAVYSNKIQAIEDPAERQAFIQEKRREYQEDIDLYLLASNLIVDAVIPPSELRRELIQRYEVYKEKRHVFSDRKHAVYPV; encoded by the coding sequence ATGACCAAACATTTGGAAGACACATTGCACGAAAAAATCGCCCAAGTAGTGCAAGGGGGCGATGCCAAGTATCATGACAAGCTCAAGGAGCAAAACAAGCTGTTCGTTCGCGATCGCCTCAAGCTATTGTTCGATGACGAGTTCATGGTTGAGGATGGGTTGTTCGCGAATGTCATGGCAGGAGATCTGCCGGCGGATGGAGTTGTGACCGCAATTGGCAAGGTAAATGGTCAAACTGTCTGCGTGATGGCCAACGATTCAACAGTGAAAGCCGGGTCCTGGGGATCGCGGACCGTCGAAAAAATTATTCGCATTCAAGAGACAGCCGAAAAAATGCGTGTTCCACTTCTCTACCTGGTCGATTCAGCAGGAGCGCGTATCACGGACCAATTGGAGATGTTCCCAGGCCGACGGGGGGCTGGGCGAATTTTTTACAACCAAGTGAAGCTATCCGGCAAAATTCCACAAGTGTGCATTTTGTTTGGACCTTCTGCTGCTGGTGGCGCTTATATCCCAGCTTTTTGTGACATTGTCATCATGGTCGACAAAAACGCGAGCATGTACTTGGGCTCTCCGCGTATGGCGGAAATGGTGATCGGAGAAAAAGTGAGCTTGGAAGAGTTGGGCGGTGCACGCATGCATTGCTCCGTCAGCGGATGTGGCGACGTACTAGCGGCCAATGAAGAAGAAGCGATTCAAGCAGCGCGTAGCTATCTGCGTTTCTTCCCGGCGAACTATACATCGACGCCACCGACTGCACTGGCAAAGGCCCCTGTGTCAACAGCGAAAGAAATCACGAGCATCGTGCCCGAGAACCAAAATGCAGCTTTCAATATGCATGATGTCATTACAGCATTGGTCGACGAGGATTCGTTCTTTGAGATCAAAAAATTATTTGCTCAAGAGCTGATTACCGGATTGGCACGTCTGGATGGCAAGCCTGTCGGAATCATTGCCAACCAGCCGCGTGTGAAGGGAGGCGTTTTGTTTGTCGATTCGGCTGACAAGGCGGCTCGATTCATCACACTGTGCGATGCGTTTTCCATTCCACTGTTGTTCTTGGCGGATGTTCCTGGCTTTATGATTGGGACAGCCGTAGAGCGGGCAGGCATTATCAGACACGGGGCAAAAATGATCTCCGCCATGGCGGAAGCCACGGTACCGAAAATATCCGTCATTGTACGCAAAGCGTATGGTGCCGGCTTGTATGCAATGGCCAGCTCTGCATTTGAACCAGATGCTTGCCTCGCACTGCCCGGTGCCCAAATCGCCGTAATGGGACCAGAAGCAGCCGTTAATGCCGTCTACAGTAACAAAATACAGGCGATTGAGGACCCGGCAGAGCGTCAAGCGTTTATTCAGGAAAAACGTAGAGAATATCAGGAAGACATCGATCTGTACTTGCTGGCATCGAACTTGATTGTAGATGCTGTTATACCTCCAAGCGAACTGAGACGCGAATTAATCCAACGCTACGAGGTTTACAAGGAAAAGCGCCACGTTTTTTCGGACAGAAAGCATGCTGTTTATCCCGTATAA
- the bshC gene encoding bacillithiol biosynthesis cysteine-adding enzyme BshC: protein MNVECLALPLANPLAQEYQQQNASALQFFAHNPYREQSYRERVEWLQSQSYPHRNQLVEGLYRFNKEMGSHPEALKNIELLKRPDTYVVIGGQQAGVLGGPLYTVNKAVHLIQAAKRLSAELQANVIPVFWIAGEDHDIDEIDHVYWGADDGKRLHKERLALNKKGRQSVSTLPLDPELCTQFLEKFFQGQTETAETKQIRELLTQTAADSRTVAEWFARLMAKMFGKHGLVLVESSLPFVRELQQPIFSQIIENNEQLTKVLLRAADRISTAGYPLQLQVEEHQANLFVYEGDDRLLLERHGERFINRRRAYSRDELLKQVADSPERFSTNVVTRGLMQEHLFPTLAFIGGPGEISYWAFYREVFELFGMQMPIVLPRMSITLVEGAQLRLLDSLGLSVERVLTDFAAWKTEWSKNQAPHPLEQQFASARESMMSIYRPLVEEVVSLDGGLRGLAEKNSKLLLEQVSFLEERLIRSLQQKDDVEHVRVQRIETALLPEGGLQERKHSFFPFANKYGLGLIDRLVDAPFAHDGTHQLYYL, encoded by the coding sequence ATGAATGTTGAATGTCTTGCGCTTCCATTGGCGAATCCGCTGGCACAGGAGTACCAGCAGCAAAATGCCTCTGCATTACAGTTTTTTGCGCATAATCCCTACCGTGAACAGTCCTACCGAGAACGCGTGGAATGGCTCCAAAGTCAATCCTATCCTCACCGGAACCAGCTCGTGGAAGGTTTATATCGTTTTAATAAAGAGATGGGCTCTCACCCTGAAGCACTGAAAAATATCGAGTTGCTCAAACGGCCGGACACCTATGTGGTCATCGGCGGTCAGCAAGCAGGAGTTCTGGGTGGACCACTCTATACGGTCAACAAAGCTGTTCATCTGATCCAGGCAGCGAAGAGGTTGTCTGCCGAGCTTCAGGCGAACGTCATTCCGGTGTTCTGGATTGCTGGCGAAGACCATGACATCGATGAGATCGATCATGTGTACTGGGGAGCGGACGATGGAAAGCGCCTGCATAAAGAGCGACTGGCTCTGAACAAAAAGGGCCGCCAATCGGTAAGTACGCTACCCTTGGACCCTGAGCTGTGTACGCAGTTCCTGGAGAAGTTTTTCCAGGGACAAACAGAGACTGCCGAAACCAAACAGATTCGTGAGTTGCTGACGCAGACTGCGGCAGATTCGCGCACAGTCGCAGAGTGGTTTGCCCGCTTGATGGCAAAAATGTTTGGCAAGCACGGTCTCGTTCTGGTTGAATCCTCGTTGCCGTTCGTTCGTGAACTACAGCAACCCATTTTTTCACAGATCATTGAAAACAATGAGCAATTGACGAAGGTGTTGCTGCGGGCAGCGGATCGGATTTCAACTGCTGGCTATCCGCTTCAATTGCAAGTGGAAGAGCATCAGGCCAATCTGTTCGTCTATGAGGGCGATGATCGATTGCTGCTGGAACGTCACGGAGAGCGCTTCATCAATCGGAGACGTGCTTACAGTCGCGATGAATTGCTCAAGCAGGTCGCAGATTCCCCGGAGCGTTTTAGTACAAATGTTGTAACCCGTGGGTTGATGCAGGAGCATCTGTTTCCTACGCTTGCCTTCATTGGAGGTCCGGGCGAGATTTCGTACTGGGCGTTTTATCGGGAGGTATTCGAGCTATTCGGGATGCAGATGCCGATCGTATTGCCTCGTATGTCCATTACCCTTGTGGAAGGTGCTCAACTGAGACTGCTGGATAGCTTGGGGCTTTCTGTTGAACGAGTCTTGACTGATTTCGCCGCTTGGAAAACCGAGTGGTCCAAAAACCAGGCGCCACATCCACTGGAGCAGCAATTCGCTTCGGCACGGGAGTCGATGATGTCGATCTATCGTCCGTTGGTAGAGGAAGTCGTTTCTCTGGATGGCGGATTGCGTGGTCTGGCTGAGAAAAATAGTAAGCTGCTGTTAGAGCAAGTCTCCTTTTTGGAAGAGCGTCTGATTCGTTCGCTACAGCAAAAGGATGACGTAGAGCACGTGCGCGTCCAACGAATTGAGACCGCTTTGTTGCCCGAAGGTGGGCTGCAAGAAAGAAAGCATTCGTTTTTCCCGTTTGCAAATAAGTATGGTCTTGGTTTGATTGACCGATTAGTAGATGCGCCATTCGCGCATGATGGTACTCATCAACTTTATTACCTGTAA
- a CDS encoding DUF3397 domain-containing protein has protein sequence MTFLANVWAYLWGTLTVVPFLGFPIVYFILYGMTRNKKLAGRFAINITNLLVIRSAVSTYELIWPEAFSAWWWVICFYLVVIMLLGWVQMKLKGRLSLKKVGFSAWRLSFLWFGIVYIVLFTTGIIKTMGVV, from the coding sequence ATGACCTTTTTGGCGAATGTCTGGGCCTATTTGTGGGGGACGCTGACGGTTGTGCCGTTTCTCGGATTTCCGATCGTTTATTTCATCTTGTATGGAATGACGCGGAACAAGAAATTGGCAGGCCGCTTCGCGATAAATATCACGAATCTTTTGGTGATTCGCTCTGCCGTTTCCACTTACGAACTGATTTGGCCCGAGGCATTTTCCGCTTGGTGGTGGGTAATCTGTTTTTACCTGGTGGTAATCATGCTCCTTGGGTGGGTACAGATGAAGTTGAAGGGGCGGCTCTCCCTCAAAAAGGTAGGATTTTCAGCCTGGCGATTGTCGTTTCTCTGGTTTGGAATCGTCTACATAGTGCTGTTTACGACCGGAATTATCAAAACGATGGGTGTCGTGTAA
- a CDS encoding RsfA family transcriptional regulator produces the protein MVASRQDAWTEDDDLVLAEVTLRHIREGGTQLAAFEEVGQRLGRTAAACGFRWNSCVRKRYDAAISIAKSQRQQLKKLGRIQAPPPVVAEVEVVTLHTKRAETPVAEVQMYTDVEEQQIEAVIRMLVNQKELTRRLRQLEQELEGKELELKELKEAHERARKELDQVQGVNDDYRALVQIMERARKLAFLQEEDSNKAIFKMDENGNLERVEK, from the coding sequence ATGGTAGCTTCCAGACAAGACGCATGGACCGAAGATGACGATCTAGTGTTGGCGGAAGTCACCTTGCGCCACATACGCGAAGGCGGCACACAGCTTGCTGCATTTGAAGAAGTGGGTCAAAGGTTGGGAAGGACAGCAGCTGCGTGCGGCTTCCGCTGGAACAGTTGCGTGCGCAAACGGTACGATGCGGCCATTTCGATTGCGAAAAGCCAAAGGCAACAGTTGAAAAAGCTCGGGAGGATTCAAGCACCACCCCCTGTGGTTGCTGAGGTCGAGGTCGTCACGTTGCATACAAAACGTGCTGAGACACCAGTAGCAGAGGTACAAATGTACACCGATGTAGAGGAGCAGCAGATTGAAGCAGTCATTCGCATGCTCGTCAATCAAAAAGAATTGACTCGTCGCTTGCGACAATTGGAACAAGAGTTGGAAGGAAAAGAGTTGGAGTTAAAAGAATTGAAAGAAGCCCACGAACGCGCTAGAAAAGAGCTGGATCAGGTTCAGGGTGTCAATGATGACTACCGTGCATTGGTACAGATCATGGAACGTGCACGCAAGCTTGCTTTTTTACAAGAAGAGGATTCCAACAAAGCGATCTTCAAAATGGATGAAAACGGAAATTTAGAGCGCGTTGAAAAATAA
- a CDS encoding biotin/lipoyl-containing protein: protein MKQVAANMAGTVINVLVQPGDEINEGQDVLVLESMKMEVPVQAQASGKVVEVKANIGDFVNDGDIIVVLE, encoded by the coding sequence ATGAAACAAGTAGCAGCCAATATGGCAGGAACCGTTATAAACGTCCTGGTGCAGCCAGGTGACGAGATTAATGAAGGACAAGACGTTCTTGTACTGGAATCGATGAAAATGGAAGTTCCTGTACAGGCTCAAGCCTCAGGCAAGGTTGTGGAAGTAAAAGCGAATATTGGCGATTTTGTCAACGATGGCGATATCATCGTCGTTTTGGAATAG
- a CDS encoding N-acetyltransferase, translated as MFEVRRLQINYKTLEEFQKFREFGLEELSMKEDLEANIVENDSESPFYGIYDNDLLVARMSLYKIDGKYDRYFQPAQDYYELWKLEVLPDYRSKDYGTALVNHAKSFGAPIKTNSRCRADDFWLKMGFTPVKYNLMRDRGENPYVWLPESVELQD; from the coding sequence ATGTTTGAAGTAAGACGTTTGCAAATCAACTATAAGACACTGGAGGAATTCCAGAAGTTTCGCGAATTTGGCCTGGAGGAGCTTTCTATGAAGGAAGACCTGGAGGCGAACATCGTGGAAAACGATTCGGAATCTCCATTTTACGGTATTTATGACAACGATCTTCTGGTAGCACGTATGAGCCTCTACAAAATTGACGGGAAATACGACCGTTACTTCCAACCTGCGCAAGACTATTACGAGCTATGGAAGCTCGAGGTCCTGCCTGATTACCGCTCCAAAGATTACGGAACTGCTTTGGTTAACCACGCGAAGAGCTTTGGAGCTCCTATTAAAACCAACTCCCGCTGTCGTGCAGACGATTTTTGGTTGAAAATGGGCTTCACGCCTGTGAAGTACAACCTCATGCGTGACCGTGGCGAAAACCCGTACGTATGGTTGCCAGAGAGCGTAGAGCTGCAAGACTAG